A window of the Lolium perenne isolate Kyuss_39 chromosome 7, Kyuss_2.0, whole genome shotgun sequence genome harbors these coding sequences:
- the LOC139834060 gene encoding uncharacterized protein: protein MSAPVGGVAGSPPRQLRRRFPSPPPRRPHHRDAGRREVVVERVVKDVGGGSYPMLTRTNYTEWSLLMKVKLQARGIWDAIELSADDYQEDRMALEAILQAVPPEMMAGLAVKRTAKEAWEAIRAMRVGSDRVRKGKVQQLKKEFEMISFHDGESVDDFALCLTNLVTSLATLGAPIDETQVVEKFLRVVPPRLSQIALAIETLLDTSDMSLEEVTGRLKAAEDRLELHEPAREQGKLLLTEEQWPMEMMYYLCLPCKPGRIGLTMQAYLNIYGPDRRDVNWALF from the coding sequence ATGTCAGCTCCAGTTGGAGGTGTTGCTGGCAGTCCGCCTCGCCAGCTGCGGCGTCGTTTCCCTTCACCACCACCGAGACGACCGCACCACCGTGATGCAGGAAGGCGCGAGGTTGTGGTCGAGCGAGTCGTGAAGGACGTCGGCGGTGGCAGTTACCCGATGCTGACGCGGACGAACTACACCGAATGGAGCCTCCTAATGAAGGTGAAGCTGCAGGCTCGGGGCATCTGGGATGCAATTGAGCTCAGCGCCGATGACTACCAGGAAGATCGAATGGCGCTGGAGGCCATCTTGCAAGCGGTGCCACCAGAAATGATGGCTGGACTAGCCGTCAAGCGGACCGCGAAGGAGGCGTGGGAGGCGATTCGAGCCATGCGCGTCGGTTCAGATCGCGTGCGGAAGGGCAAGGTGCAACAACTAAAGAAGGAATTTGAGATGATCTCATTCCACGACGGGGAGTCTGTTGATGATTTCGCGCTATGCCTTACGAACCTCGTCACAAGCCTCGCCACGCTCGGAGCACCTATCGACGAAACTCAAGTCGTCGAGAAATTTTTGCGGGTTGTGCCGCCAAGGCTGTCGCAGATAGCCCTTGCGATCGAGACCCTCCTTGACACTTCTGATATGTCATTGGAGGAAGTCACTGGTCGGCTGAAGGCAGCTGAGGATCGCCTTGAGCTGCATGAGCCAGCGCGTGAGCAGGGCAAGCTCCTACTCACCGAGGAGCAATGGCCTATGGAGATGATGTATTATTTGTGCTTACCATGCAAGCCGGGCCGAATTGGGCTTACCATGCAAGCCTATCTAAATATTTATGGTCCTGATAGGAGGGATGTAAATTGGGCTCTCTTTTAG